In Novipirellula caenicola, a single window of DNA contains:
- a CDS encoding sensor histidine kinase has protein sequence MMTKTISQLLADAPLVRRLLQTSPVAAAVIDCDGTVLFANEKLTQLLGYPNHALVGKSAKMLFDDATDCLSQAQSARCVAQSDHETQHHEQAIMVKRKNKQKLAVKLTLQPITGSDDTPFLSHFVQANETAQADEPIQAERASVSPDLLQSERLAAIAQMASGLAHESRNALQRAMACLDLLELDLKNDPEQMHLSQGIRNSLSDLMGNYEEVRRYAEPITLKPQRVGLLHLCQVAFDEIAVQHEYFPHQLRFSRTSETSDLIDVDREKMKLVCHHVIENALDACHDVAEIDVHCEPIQWHDHDAVQLTIRDHGHGFDPQSLPLVFEPFFTTKQHGTGLGLAICRRVVQAHRGKIVATNHDEGGAVIQITIPADIQPASSLH, from the coding sequence ATGATGACGAAAACCATATCCCAGCTGCTGGCCGACGCACCGCTGGTTCGTCGGCTCTTACAGACATCACCTGTCGCTGCTGCGGTGATCGACTGCGACGGCACGGTCCTTTTTGCGAATGAAAAACTCACGCAATTACTGGGGTACCCCAACCATGCATTGGTGGGAAAGTCTGCAAAAATGCTCTTCGACGATGCGACCGATTGTCTGTCCCAGGCACAGTCGGCGCGCTGTGTGGCACAATCCGATCACGAAACTCAGCACCATGAGCAAGCGATCATGGTCAAACGCAAGAATAAGCAGAAACTAGCTGTGAAATTAACACTACAACCCATCACCGGTTCGGACGACACCCCTTTTCTCTCGCATTTTGTTCAAGCCAACGAAACGGCTCAGGCGGACGAACCAATTCAGGCAGAGAGGGCATCGGTATCTCCTGACTTGCTTCAATCCGAACGACTCGCGGCGATCGCTCAAATGGCGAGCGGATTGGCTCACGAGAGCCGGAATGCGTTGCAACGCGCGATGGCGTGCTTGGACCTGCTCGAACTCGACCTGAAAAACGATCCCGAACAAATGCACCTGTCCCAAGGGATCCGAAACTCACTTTCGGATCTGATGGGAAACTATGAAGAGGTCCGCCGCTACGCCGAACCGATCACGCTGAAACCGCAACGGGTTGGCTTGTTGCATCTGTGCCAAGTCGCATTTGATGAAATCGCGGTCCAACACGAATACTTTCCCCATCAACTTCGTTTCTCGCGTACGAGTGAAACGTCCGATCTCATCGACGTCGATCGCGAAAAGATGAAACTCGTTTGTCATCACGTGATCGAAAACGCACTCGATGCGTGCCACGATGTCGCGGAAATCGATGTCCACTGTGAACCGATTCAATGGCACGACCACGACGCAGTCCAATTGACGATCCGCGATCACGGCCATGGATTCGACCCGCAATCATTGCCGCTGGTATTTGAACCCTTTTTCACGACGAAACAGCATGGCACCGGACTAGGATTGGCGATTTGTCGACGTGTTGTCCAGGCGCATCGAGGCAAAATTGTCGCCACCAATCATGACGAAGGGGGAGCGGTGATCCAAATCACGATCCCAGCCGACATCCAGCCCGCCTCGTCACTCCACTGA
- a CDS encoding universal stress protein translates to MRVLAAVDRSAYSSYALDCLKRMPCHDEVDLLLVTVSPRVPEYDLSGTMFAMDAASVMQREIEAIQESLNAMAAFARNEFRSIETLSPIGPPGHEIVRLAREKRVDLVLMGATGHSALARVLLGSVSDYVATHADCSTLVVRPQGNQLPDPNIASPAPSRILIAISNAECDVDLAAWIAQLDLSPSTEIHLVYVQQILHFYDQELFHQASKYRQDLRPIAVETIETIKEDLQSKGFTTHTKTIESNHIGHGIVEYAEQQKCDLIITGDQRETLIQRLLLGSNSRHVLRHAHCSVLISRTSVTAGVGDQADKVASG, encoded by the coding sequence ATGCGAGTCTTAGCGGCAGTGGATCGATCCGCTTATTCAAGCTACGCGTTGGATTGCTTGAAGCGAATGCCCTGTCATGACGAAGTGGATCTGTTGCTTGTGACCGTCTCACCTCGGGTGCCTGAATACGATCTCAGCGGCACCATGTTTGCCATGGATGCGGCCAGCGTGATGCAGCGTGAAATCGAGGCCATTCAGGAATCGCTCAATGCAATGGCCGCGTTCGCACGCAATGAGTTTCGGTCCATTGAAACGCTGTCGCCAATCGGTCCCCCCGGACATGAAATCGTGCGATTGGCTCGAGAGAAACGAGTCGATTTGGTGTTGATGGGGGCGACCGGGCATTCCGCACTCGCCCGCGTGTTGTTGGGCAGTGTGTCGGATTACGTCGCGACCCACGCCGACTGTTCGACTTTGGTTGTACGTCCGCAGGGAAATCAGCTCCCCGATCCCAACATCGCCTCGCCAGCACCGTCGCGTATTTTGATTGCGATTAGCAATGCGGAATGCGACGTTGATTTAGCGGCATGGATTGCCCAGTTGGATTTGTCCCCGTCGACCGAAATCCATTTGGTTTATGTGCAACAGATCTTACATTTCTATGATCAGGAATTGTTTCATCAGGCATCGAAGTATCGTCAAGACCTGCGACCGATTGCCGTCGAAACGATTGAAACGATCAAGGAAGACCTGCAATCCAAAGGCTTTACGACTCATACAAAAACGATCGAGTCGAATCACATCGGGCATGGCATCGTGGAATATGCCGAACAGCAAAAATGTGATTTGATCATTACCGGCGACCAGCGTGAAACGTTAATCCAGCGACTGCTATTGGGCAGCAATTCACGCCATGTGCTGAGACATGCTCATTGCAGCGTGTTGATTTCACGGACGAGCGTCACCGCCGGCGTTGGCGACCAAGCGGACAAAGTCGCTAGCGGATAA
- a CDS encoding sigma-54 dependent transcriptional regulator — translation MSQPPIKLLLVDDEDDYRHSCMKYMERKGHIVQGAASGAQAMMLLERDTFDVAVLDIDMPGMNGLELMQRICEAKLNLEVVFLTGHGSIETAVSAMKLGACDYLTKPCSLGDLEHRCLLARDRNHLRKENIQLKELVSRSTPKQTLVGESAVMRDVMRMIEKVAPTGKPVLIEGESGTGKEVVARSIQERSLLADKPFVTINCAALPENLVESELFGHQKGSFTGASSEKLGLFEIADGGTLFIDEIGELPLSLQPKLLRVLEDGSLRRIGSHRERKVKVRIIAATNRDLTQAVKEGTFREDLFYRINVFSLMLPPLRQREGDVGLLVDHLLPQGWSIEPDARDVLMRYPWPGNVRQLINVIERATILADHHEITLDDLPTEIAHPTGLHDVVCDDQRGETDGTGHARFVVGSPDVKVDDLVKTHVLEVLSKEKGNKARTARKLGIHRRKLYRLLERYTQPSCADETQTSESESILN, via the coding sequence ATGTCGCAACCACCGATCAAGTTGCTATTGGTTGATGATGAAGATGATTATCGCCACAGCTGTATGAAGTACATGGAGCGAAAGGGGCACATCGTTCAGGGTGCCGCCAGTGGGGCGCAGGCGATGATGCTGCTGGAGCGGGACACGTTTGATGTCGCGGTGTTGGACATCGACATGCCCGGCATGAACGGGCTGGAATTGATGCAGCGAATCTGCGAAGCGAAGCTGAATCTGGAAGTCGTCTTTCTGACAGGGCACGGCAGCATCGAAACGGCGGTTTCGGCAATGAAGCTTGGCGCCTGCGACTACCTGACCAAGCCCTGCTCGCTTGGCGATCTGGAGCACCGTTGTCTGCTAGCCCGCGATCGCAACCATCTTCGCAAAGAAAATATCCAGCTCAAAGAGCTGGTATCCCGCTCGACCCCCAAACAAACGTTGGTTGGCGAGTCGGCGGTGATGCGAGATGTGATGCGAATGATCGAGAAGGTCGCACCGACGGGCAAGCCGGTGTTGATCGAAGGCGAGAGCGGCACCGGCAAGGAGGTTGTGGCGCGTTCCATTCAAGAGCGCAGCTTGCTCGCGGACAAGCCGTTTGTCACGATCAACTGCGCGGCGTTGCCTGAGAATCTTGTCGAAAGCGAACTGTTCGGCCATCAAAAAGGCTCGTTTACCGGCGCATCAAGTGAAAAACTGGGCCTCTTTGAGATCGCCGATGGAGGCACGTTATTCATTGACGAAATCGGCGAACTGCCACTGTCGCTGCAACCCAAACTGCTACGGGTTCTCGAAGACGGTTCGCTGCGACGCATTGGATCGCATCGCGAGCGAAAGGTCAAAGTGCGAATCATTGCAGCGACGAATCGAGATCTAACACAGGCCGTCAAAGAGGGGACCTTTCGCGAGGATCTATTCTATCGCATCAACGTCTTCTCACTGATGCTGCCGCCGCTTCGCCAACGCGAGGGTGACGTCGGACTTCTTGTCGACCACTTGTTGCCGCAGGGGTGGTCGATCGAACCGGACGCGCGTGATGTCTTGATGCGTTATCCATGGCCGGGCAACGTGCGTCAGCTGATCAACGTGATCGAACGAGCCACGATCCTGGCGGATCATCATGAAATCACGCTCGACGATCTGCCCACCGAGATCGCACACCCGACGGGGCTGCACGACGTCGTCTGCGACGATCAACGTGGCGAGACAGACGGAACCGGCCACGCTCGTTTTGTCGTCGGCTCGCCTGATGTGAAAGTCGACGATCTGGTGAAAACGCATGTGCTGGAGGTGCTTTCCAAAGAGAAGGGGAACAAAGCACGTACCGCAAGAAAATTGGGGATCCACCGCCGAAAATTGTATCGATTGCTCGAACGTTACACCCAACCCTCGTGCGCCGACGAAACCCAAACGTCCGAAAGCGAATCCATTTTGAATTAA